A single genomic interval of Catenulispora sp. EB89 harbors:
- a CDS encoding branched-chain amino acid ABC transporter permease codes for MTASISELSAQVRQLRSHETWWRNPLFARLFGIIALFMVLSILTNQTQGSSSNYTLVVKDSWFSTRGAEYLVGAIVVWLIAELWRIRGLGRIAAQAVAPVRQVKNAPALKNQWTKRGGILALVVVAILLPNVGLFTLPYFQSVLSDQVGVYVLAAVGLNVVVGWAGLLDLGYIAFFAIGAYTTAILSGKLPIGADGNPEAHPPIHLNLFFAFPIAVLLTMAAGLILGAPTLRLRGDYLAIVTLGFHEIVLNIARNNPKNITGGALGATGISTFRFNLFGIHYDWNTNDSKPYWYLAIGLIIVVVFAFRRLEHSKVGRTWTAIREDEVAAAASGVPTVKYKLMAFAIGASTSGFAGVLSTAKITAITPDNFPLPLSIFVLAYVIFGGMGSLTGVIVGASLMTFLPYFLQGPPSWFNGGHPVVDPKDIPMWVGAVLLTMMIFRPQGLIPSKRRAQELAQAEHGVGDADAMTEPAEGVAP; via the coding sequence GTGACGGCCTCGATCTCTGAGCTGTCGGCGCAAGTCCGACAGCTGCGCAGCCACGAGACGTGGTGGCGCAACCCGCTGTTCGCGCGACTGTTCGGCATCATCGCGCTGTTCATGGTGCTCAGCATCCTGACGAACCAGACGCAGGGCTCTTCCAGCAACTACACCCTGGTCGTCAAGGACAGCTGGTTCTCCACACGCGGCGCCGAGTACCTCGTCGGCGCGATCGTGGTCTGGCTGATCGCCGAACTGTGGCGGATCCGCGGACTGGGCCGCATCGCCGCGCAGGCGGTGGCGCCGGTGCGCCAGGTGAAGAACGCCCCGGCGCTGAAGAACCAGTGGACCAAGCGCGGCGGGATCCTGGCGCTCGTCGTCGTGGCGATCCTGCTGCCGAACGTGGGCCTGTTCACCCTGCCGTACTTCCAGTCGGTGCTGTCCGACCAGGTCGGCGTGTACGTGCTGGCCGCGGTCGGGCTGAACGTGGTGGTCGGCTGGGCCGGCCTGCTGGACCTGGGCTACATCGCGTTCTTCGCGATCGGCGCGTACACCACCGCCATCTTGTCCGGCAAGCTCCCGATCGGCGCCGACGGCAACCCCGAGGCGCACCCGCCGATCCACCTGAACCTGTTCTTCGCGTTCCCGATCGCGGTCCTGCTGACCATGGCCGCCGGCCTCATCCTGGGTGCCCCCACGCTGCGGCTGCGGGGCGACTACCTGGCGATCGTGACGCTGGGCTTCCACGAGATCGTGCTGAACATCGCCCGGAACAACCCGAAGAACATCACCGGCGGCGCCCTGGGCGCGACCGGGATCTCGACGTTCCGGTTCAACCTGTTCGGCATCCACTACGACTGGAACACCAACGATTCCAAACCGTACTGGTATCTGGCGATCGGGCTGATCATCGTCGTGGTCTTCGCCTTCCGCAGGCTGGAGCACTCCAAGGTCGGCCGGACCTGGACGGCGATCCGCGAGGACGAGGTGGCCGCGGCCGCCTCGGGCGTGCCGACCGTGAAGTACAAGCTGATGGCCTTCGCGATCGGCGCCTCCACCTCCGGATTCGCCGGCGTGTTGTCGACAGCGAAGATCACCGCGATCACACCGGACAACTTCCCACTACCGTTGTCCATCTTCGTGCTGGCGTACGTCATCTTCGGCGGAATGGGCTCGTTGACCGGTGTCATCGTCGGAGCCTCGCTGATGACCTTCCTGCCGTACTTCCTGCAGGGTCCGCCCTCGTGGTTCAACGGCGGTCATCCGGTGGTCGACCCCAAGGACATCCCGATGTGGGTGGGCGCGGTCCTGCTGACCATGATGATCTTCCGGCCCCAGGGCCTGATCCCGTCCAAACGCCGGGCCCAGGAGCTGGCGCAGGCCGAGCACGGCGTCGGCGACGCGGACGCGATGACCGAGCCGGCGGAAGGAGTGGCCCCGTGA
- a CDS encoding ANTAR domain-containing response regulator: MATESTPARRVIIAEDEALIRLDLKEMLQEEGYEVVAEASDGAAAVRLAEEFRPDLCIFDVKMPVLDGITAAERVIEARIAPVLILTAFSQRDLVERAAEAGVMNYLVKPFTKDKLVPAIEIAVSRHTQLKALEGEVADLASRLETRKLVDRAKGILQTAHGMTEPEAFRWIQKTSMDRRMTMKEVAEVVISGSAAVGAPTAGHNTAAKAE; encoded by the coding sequence ATGGCCACCGAGTCCACCCCCGCCCGCCGAGTGATCATCGCCGAGGACGAGGCGCTGATCCGCCTGGACCTGAAGGAGATGCTTCAGGAGGAGGGTTACGAGGTCGTCGCCGAGGCGTCCGACGGGGCGGCCGCGGTGCGGCTGGCCGAGGAGTTCCGGCCGGATCTGTGCATCTTCGATGTGAAGATGCCGGTGCTGGACGGGATCACCGCCGCCGAGCGGGTGATCGAGGCGCGGATCGCTCCGGTGCTGATCCTCACCGCCTTCTCCCAGCGCGATCTGGTGGAGCGGGCGGCTGAGGCCGGGGTGATGAACTACCTGGTCAAGCCGTTCACCAAGGACAAGCTGGTGCCCGCGATCGAGATCGCGGTGTCCCGGCACACGCAGTTGAAGGCGCTGGAGGGCGAGGTCGCGGATCTGGCCAGCCGGCTGGAGACGCGCAAGCTGGTGGACCGGGCCAAGGGGATCCTGCAGACCGCGCACGGGATGACCGAGCCGGAGGCCTTCCGCTGGATCCAGAAGACCTCGATGGACCGGCGGATGACCATGAAGGAGGTCGCCGAGGTGGTCATCAGCGGGTCGGCGGCGGTCGGCGCGCCCACCGCCGGGCACAACACCGCCGCCAAGGCGGAGTGA
- a CDS encoding ATP-binding cassette domain-containing protein, translating to MSTSTETAAQGTAVGEPVLRAEGVTLRFGGLTSLDGVGLTLHRGEILAVIGPNGAGKTSLFNSLTGVYLPQQGVIEFVPAGVGSEVPLVRTNSLTRRRTNRKPHLVNRVGISRTFQNIRLFNALTVLENVQIAAETRSSSGPIGVMLGLPRNRRNERAARQHSREMLEFVGLRGKESEIAGSLSYGDQRRLEIARALASDPKVLLLDEPAAGTNPSEKLGLAQLITRINVELGISILLIEHDMRLVMSVAHRITVLNFGKVIASGLPSEVQQNPAVIEAYLGSDAAEEAVAEAAAEAAADAPPGAAGPAVDALPGAAGPAVDALPGAAGPAAEALPGSAGVAAAAESESEAHTESESEAEPEASTESAADAEPETSTEPEASTEPETDAESEADTETELQAEAESESAAAAESPASAEAGQAVASEASEAESQAEAQESQAEESSAEESPAAGSPARDTNEEGSA from the coding sequence GTGAGCACGAGCACTGAGACCGCCGCGCAGGGCACGGCGGTCGGCGAGCCGGTCCTGCGCGCCGAGGGCGTGACCCTCCGGTTCGGCGGTCTGACCAGCCTGGACGGCGTCGGCCTGACGCTGCACCGCGGGGAGATCCTGGCGGTGATCGGGCCCAACGGCGCCGGGAAGACCTCGCTGTTCAACAGCCTGACCGGGGTCTACCTGCCGCAGCAGGGCGTGATCGAGTTCGTGCCGGCCGGCGTCGGCTCGGAGGTGCCGCTGGTGCGCACCAACTCCCTGACCCGCCGCCGCACGAACCGCAAGCCGCACCTGGTGAACCGCGTGGGCATCTCGCGCACGTTCCAGAACATCCGGCTGTTCAACGCGCTGACGGTGCTGGAGAACGTGCAGATCGCGGCCGAGACGCGCAGCTCCTCCGGCCCCATCGGCGTGATGCTGGGCCTGCCCCGCAACCGCCGCAACGAGCGGGCCGCGCGCCAGCACTCGCGAGAGATGCTGGAGTTCGTGGGCCTGCGCGGCAAGGAGAGCGAGATCGCCGGCTCGCTGTCCTACGGCGACCAGCGGCGCCTGGAGATCGCCCGGGCGCTGGCCAGCGACCCGAAGGTGCTGCTGCTGGACGAGCCGGCGGCCGGCACCAACCCCTCGGAGAAGCTGGGGCTGGCGCAGCTGATCACCCGCATCAACGTCGAACTCGGCATCAGCATCCTGCTGATCGAGCACGACATGCGGCTGGTGATGTCGGTGGCGCACCGGATCACGGTGCTGAACTTCGGCAAGGTGATCGCCTCCGGGCTGCCTTCCGAGGTGCAGCAGAACCCTGCGGTGATCGAGGCTTACCTGGGGAGCGACGCGGCGGAGGAGGCGGTGGCTGAGGCTGCTGCTGAGGCTGCTGCCGACGCGCCGCCCGGTGCTGCCGGGCCTGCCGTTGACGCGCTTCCCGGTGCTGCCGGGCCTGCCGTTGACGCGCTTCCCGGTGCTGCCGGGCCCGCCGCTGAGGCGCTGCCTGGAAGCGCAGGGGTTGCGGCTGCCGCCGAGTCCGAGTCCGAGGCTCACACCGAGTCCGAGTCCGAGGCTGAGCCTGAGGCCTCGACCGAGTCTGCGGCTGACGCCGAGCCTGAGACGTCGACCGAGCCTGAGGCCTCGACCGAGCCTGAGACCGACGCCGAGTCCGAGGCCGACACCGAGACCGAACTCCAGGCTGAAGCGGAGTCCGAGAGCGCGGCCGCAGCCGAGTCCCCGGCGTCCGCCGAAGCCGGTCAGGCCGTGGCGTCCGAGGCGTCCGAGGCCGAGTCCCAGGCCGAGGCCCAGGAATCCCAGGCCGAGGAATCTTCCGCTGAAGAGTCCCCGGCCGCCGGATCCCCGGCCCGCGACACCAACGAGGAGGGGTCCGCGTGA
- a CDS encoding phosphotransferase family protein produces the protein MSDISEAVLDWALDQLTAPGRPRPTPAGATGLREGSNPWLLRLDDGRSAVLRVGDPDDEEQRERFAVEARSLRIAGAHGVPSPRLIAHDATGAQAGALALLSTVIEGSSRIPVEPVSEQLHEYGRATAALRRVPVAALDGMARKVRPIQGVDFAGARRRQGTNSLLTAAEEAIAARPVPDGEPGLVHGDLWLGNTLWVGAKLTGFVDWDCAGIGEPGLDVASIRLDAALMFGDGHEKAVLAGYLAAGGRERAKDLAYWDVVASLSTPPRMTEFVSTIQDQGRPDLDRSTLQRRRDAFLRAALERLG, from the coding sequence ATGAGTGACATCTCCGAGGCGGTACTGGATTGGGCACTGGATCAGCTGACGGCACCGGGCCGGCCGCGCCCGACGCCGGCCGGCGCCACCGGGCTGCGTGAGGGCTCGAACCCGTGGCTGCTGCGTCTGGACGACGGCCGCTCCGCGGTACTCCGGGTGGGCGACCCGGATGACGAGGAGCAGCGCGAGAGGTTCGCGGTCGAGGCGCGGTCACTGCGGATCGCCGGGGCACATGGCGTGCCCAGCCCGCGGCTCATCGCGCACGACGCGACCGGCGCGCAGGCCGGGGCGCTGGCGCTGCTGAGCACGGTCATCGAGGGCAGCAGCCGGATCCCGGTGGAGCCGGTGTCGGAACAGCTGCACGAGTACGGAAGGGCCACCGCCGCGTTGCGTCGCGTGCCTGTCGCGGCGCTCGACGGGATGGCGCGCAAGGTGCGTCCCATCCAGGGGGTGGACTTCGCGGGTGCGCGCCGACGTCAGGGCACGAACAGTCTGCTGACGGCTGCCGAGGAGGCGATCGCGGCGCGTCCTGTTCCCGATGGGGAGCCGGGGCTGGTCCACGGGGATCTGTGGCTGGGCAACACTCTGTGGGTGGGCGCGAAGCTGACCGGGTTCGTGGACTGGGACTGCGCCGGGATCGGCGAGCCGGGCCTGGACGTCGCCTCGATCCGGCTGGACGCGGCACTGATGTTCGGCGACGGGCACGAGAAGGCGGTACTGGCCGGGTACCTGGCAGCCGGCGGACGCGAGCGGGCGAAGGACCTGGCGTACTGGGACGTCGTCGCCTCGTTGAGCACGCCGCCACGGATGACAGAGTTCGTATCCACCATCCAGGATCAGGGGCGGCCCGATCTCGACCGGTCGACGCTTCAGCGGCGGCGTGACGCGTTTCTGCGGGCGGCTTTGGAGCGTTTGGGCTAG
- a CDS encoding hotdog fold thioesterase, producing MSIDQNNQVSEAEQIAAMFNEIGAGHLTERMDIVITSATKEEIVATMPVAGNTQVYGLLHGGASVVLAETLGSLMAALHAGADKQVVGVDINATHHRSAKEGRVTGTCRVLHAGRTLVVSEIVVTDEAGRRVCTSRITCLVKE from the coding sequence ATGTCGATAGACCAGAACAACCAGGTGTCCGAGGCCGAACAGATCGCCGCGATGTTCAACGAGATCGGCGCCGGCCACCTGACCGAGCGCATGGACATCGTCATCACCTCCGCGACCAAGGAGGAGATCGTCGCGACGATGCCGGTCGCCGGCAACACCCAGGTCTACGGCCTGCTGCACGGCGGCGCCTCGGTGGTGCTGGCCGAGACCCTGGGCTCGCTGATGGCCGCGCTGCACGCCGGCGCGGACAAGCAGGTGGTCGGCGTGGACATCAACGCCACGCACCACCGCTCGGCCAAGGAGGGCCGGGTCACCGGGACCTGCCGGGTGCTGCACGCCGGGCGCACCCTGGTGGTCAGCGAGATCGTCGTCACCGACGAGGCCGGGCGCCGGGTCTGCACCAGCAGGATCACGTGCCTGGTCAAGGAATGA
- the polA gene encoding DNA polymerase I → MSPAKKTPESTASRPVLLLLDGHSLAYRAYYALKEADLRTTTGQPTGAVQGFTSMLINTLRDEQPTHVAVAFDVSRQTFRTEKFPEYKANRSASPDDFKSQIGLIDELLAGLGITVIRKEGFEADDVIATLTTQAASDGYEVRILTGDRDSLQLVNDDVTVLYPKRGVSDLSRFTPAAVEEKYELTPQQYPDFAALRGDPSDNLPNIPGVGEKTAAKWIREFGSLTELVARADEVKGKAGETLRAHLEQVRLNRELTELIKDVPLQAGPADLAWTSEGDPESVYQLFDTLEFSRSMRDRVAPLLASGADETAVGEAVALQGQVLEVGQLSDWLAANATGEAATGVAVNGTWGRGTGDVSGLAFASADGTAAYIDVTQLDPADETALAAWLADPARPKVLHDAKGPILALAARGLTLDGVVADTALEAYLAQSGRRSFELEPLAEEVLGRRLSPADADTNQGTLFADEDAEAERQMAAAHAVLDLADALREKLADTGAEQLLTDIELPLVGVLAAMEQVGIAIDDRLFQELEKGFSSEASKEVDAARAEAGVETLNLGSPKQLQEVIFETLGMPKTKKIKTGYTTDADALAWLQAQTQHPFLDHLLRWREVNRLKTVVEGLSKSVSADTRIHTTYNQMIAATGRLSSVDPNLQNIPIRTLEGQQIRKAFIAGPGYESLMTADYSQIEMRIMAHLSEDQGLIDAFTSGEDLHNTVASKVFEVDATAVDPEHRRRIKAMSYGLAYGLSAFGLSQQLGIETGEAAKMMEDYFQRFGGVRDYLHEIVVQARATGYTETMFGRRRYLPDLASDNRQRREMAERMALNAPIQGSAADIIKVAMIRVRDALVKEELQSRMLLQVHDELVLEIAAGEREQVEALVRREMAAAAELRVPLDVSVGVAANWADAAH, encoded by the coding sequence GTGAGCCCCGCCAAGAAGACCCCCGAGTCCACCGCAAGCCGCCCCGTCCTGCTCCTGCTGGACGGCCATTCCCTGGCGTACCGGGCGTACTACGCGCTGAAGGAGGCCGACCTGCGCACCACCACGGGCCAGCCCACCGGCGCGGTGCAGGGGTTCACGTCGATGCTGATCAACACGCTGCGCGACGAGCAGCCGACGCACGTCGCGGTGGCCTTCGACGTCTCGCGCCAGACCTTCCGCACCGAGAAGTTCCCCGAGTACAAGGCCAACCGCTCGGCCTCGCCGGACGACTTCAAGAGCCAGATCGGCCTGATCGACGAGCTGCTCGCGGGCCTGGGCATCACGGTGATCCGCAAGGAGGGCTTCGAGGCGGACGACGTCATCGCCACCCTCACCACCCAGGCCGCCTCCGACGGCTACGAGGTCCGCATCCTCACCGGCGACCGCGACTCGCTCCAGCTGGTGAACGACGACGTCACCGTCCTGTACCCCAAGCGCGGCGTCTCGGACCTGTCCCGCTTCACCCCGGCGGCGGTGGAGGAGAAGTACGAGCTGACCCCGCAGCAGTACCCCGACTTCGCCGCGCTGCGCGGCGACCCCTCGGACAACCTGCCGAACATCCCCGGCGTCGGCGAGAAGACCGCCGCGAAGTGGATCCGCGAGTTCGGCTCGCTGACCGAGCTGGTGGCGCGCGCCGACGAGGTGAAGGGCAAGGCCGGCGAGACGCTGCGGGCGCACCTGGAGCAGGTGCGGCTCAACCGCGAGCTGACCGAGCTGATCAAGGACGTGCCGCTCCAGGCCGGCCCCGCGGACCTGGCGTGGACCTCCGAGGGCGACCCGGAGTCGGTGTACCAGCTGTTCGACACACTGGAGTTCTCCCGGTCGATGCGCGACCGCGTGGCACCGCTGCTGGCCTCCGGCGCCGACGAGACCGCCGTCGGCGAGGCCGTGGCGCTCCAGGGGCAGGTGCTGGAGGTCGGGCAGCTGTCCGACTGGCTGGCCGCGAACGCCACCGGCGAGGCCGCGACCGGCGTGGCGGTGAACGGCACCTGGGGCCGCGGGACCGGGGACGTCAGCGGCCTGGCTTTCGCCAGCGCCGACGGCACCGCCGCCTACATCGACGTCACCCAGCTGGACCCGGCCGACGAGACCGCGCTGGCGGCCTGGCTGGCCGACCCGGCGCGCCCGAAGGTGCTGCACGACGCCAAGGGCCCGATCCTGGCCCTGGCCGCGCGCGGCCTCACCCTGGACGGCGTGGTCGCCGACACCGCGCTGGAGGCCTACCTGGCCCAGTCCGGCCGCCGCTCCTTCGAGCTGGAGCCGCTGGCCGAGGAGGTGCTGGGCCGCCGCCTGTCGCCGGCCGACGCCGACACCAACCAGGGCACGCTGTTCGCCGACGAGGACGCCGAGGCCGAGCGCCAGATGGCCGCCGCGCACGCGGTCCTGGACCTGGCCGACGCGCTGCGCGAGAAGCTCGCCGACACCGGCGCCGAGCAGCTGCTGACCGACATCGAGCTGCCGCTGGTCGGCGTGCTGGCGGCGATGGAGCAGGTCGGCATCGCCATCGACGACCGGCTGTTCCAGGAGCTGGAGAAGGGCTTCTCCAGCGAGGCGTCCAAGGAGGTCGACGCGGCCCGCGCCGAGGCGGGCGTCGAGACCCTGAACCTGGGCTCGCCCAAGCAGCTGCAGGAAGTCATCTTCGAGACCCTGGGCATGCCCAAGACCAAGAAGATCAAGACCGGCTACACCACCGACGCCGACGCCCTGGCCTGGCTCCAGGCCCAGACCCAGCACCCGTTCCTGGACCACCTGCTGCGCTGGCGCGAGGTGAACCGGCTGAAGACCGTGGTCGAGGGGCTGTCGAAGTCGGTGTCGGCGGACACCCGCATCCACACCACCTACAACCAGATGATCGCCGCCACCGGCCGGCTGTCCTCGGTGGACCCGAACCTGCAGAACATCCCCATCCGCACCCTGGAGGGGCAGCAGATCCGCAAGGCCTTCATCGCCGGGCCCGGCTACGAGTCCCTGATGACCGCGGACTACAGCCAGATCGAGATGCGCATCATGGCGCACCTGTCCGAGGACCAGGGCCTGATCGACGCCTTCACCTCCGGCGAGGACCTGCACAACACGGTCGCCTCGAAGGTGTTCGAGGTGGACGCCACCGCCGTCGACCCCGAGCACCGCCGCCGCATCAAGGCCATGAGCTACGGCCTGGCCTACGGCCTGTCGGCGTTCGGCCTCTCGCAGCAGCTGGGCATCGAGACCGGCGAAGCGGCGAAGATGATGGAGGACTACTTCCAGCGCTTCGGCGGCGTCCGCGACTACCTGCACGAAATCGTGGTCCAGGCCCGCGCCACCGGCTACACCGAGACCATGTTCGGCCGCCGCCGCTACCTCCCGGACCTGGCCAGCGACAACCGCCAACGCCGCGAGATGGCCGAGCGGATGGCCCTGAACGCCCCGATCCAGGGCTCGGCCGCGGACATCATCAAGGTCGCGATGATCCGCGTGCGCGACGCGCTGGTGAAGGAGGAGCTCCAGTCCCGGATGCTGCTCCAGGTGCACGACGAACTGGTGCTGGAGATCGCCGCCGGCGAGCGGGAGCAGGTCGAGGCGCTGGTGCGGCGCGAGATGGCGGCCGCGGCGGAGCTGCGGGTGCCGCTGGACGTGTCGGTCGGGGTCGCCGCGAACTGGGCGGATGCGGCGCACTAG
- a CDS encoding ABC transporter ATP-binding protein, whose product MSDQATTIPAPRTENHRTDAALLELRSVEVAYGGIVALKGIDLEVHQGEIVALLGANGAGKTTTLRTVSGLLQPRSGQVLYAGEPLSGIPAHKIVQLGIGHSPEGRRIFPRMTVLENLQMGAYRFKAVSQKDLDQVFELFPRLHERRTQLGGNLSGGEQQMLAIGRAMMGQPTLLLLDEPSMGLAPLIVAQIFEIIERINALGTTILLVEQNAAQALKLANRGYVLETGEVRMSAPAAELLDDPRVREAYLGETAE is encoded by the coding sequence GTGAGCGACCAGGCGACGACCATCCCCGCCCCGCGCACCGAGAACCACCGCACCGACGCGGCGCTCCTGGAGCTCCGCTCGGTCGAGGTGGCGTACGGCGGCATCGTGGCCCTGAAGGGCATCGACCTGGAGGTCCACCAGGGCGAGATCGTGGCCCTGCTCGGCGCCAACGGAGCCGGCAAGACCACGACCCTGCGCACCGTCTCAGGGCTCCTCCAGCCGCGCTCCGGCCAGGTCCTGTACGCCGGCGAGCCCCTGTCGGGCATCCCGGCGCACAAGATCGTCCAACTGGGCATCGGCCACTCCCCGGAAGGCCGCCGCATCTTCCCGCGGATGACCGTCCTGGAGAACCTCCAGATGGGTGCCTACCGCTTCAAGGCGGTGTCCCAGAAGGACCTGGACCAGGTCTTCGAGCTCTTCCCGCGGCTGCACGAACGCCGCACCCAGCTCGGCGGCAACCTGTCCGGCGGCGAGCAGCAGATGCTCGCCATCGGCCGGGCCATGATGGGCCAGCCCACCCTGCTGCTCCTCGACGAACCCTCGATGGGCCTGGCGCCACTGATCGTGGCCCAGATCTTCGAGATCATCGAGCGCATCAACGCCCTGGGCACCACCATCCTCCTGGTCGAACAGAACGCGGCCCAGGCCCTCAAGCTCGCCAACCGAGGCTACGTCCTGGAAACCGGCGAGGTCCGCATGAGCGCCCCCGCCGCGGAACTGCTGGACGACCCGCGCGTCCGCGAGGCCTACCTCGGCGAGACCGCGGAGTAG
- a CDS encoding branched-chain amino acid ABC transporter substrate-binding protein: protein MRAGAVIVAGVLALSACAGSSTKSGGSSSSSTTGSGSSTSAANNGKPTLEIGVQGPLSGQNQALGLNIDWGVKLAVQQENAKGDLPFNLTVKDSDDQGDQSKGATAAQLLIQDPKVVGVVGPAFSGPTAAAGALYSSANLVAVSPSATRPSLTTSGYKTFYRVVANDSVQGPAAADYMVKVLKASNVYVVDDKTQYGQGLSTAIVAELHKDGATVETDSAPQGTQDYSQLASKVASSGSKAMYYAGYYADGGVFAKALKAAGYTGTMLSGDGSKDPNFITTAGQDAAEGWQFTCPCLDAGSNPKYAAFVTAYKALSNAAPGTYSIEGYDAANVIISVLKSLNTASPTRAAVAAGVATVDYQGLSKEIKFTPTGDISGTSIYAYKIENGVITLIGDISKMPGIGS from the coding sequence ATGCGGGCTGGCGCTGTCATCGTGGCGGGCGTGCTCGCGCTTTCGGCTTGTGCGGGAAGCTCGACGAAGTCCGGAGGCAGCTCCTCGTCGAGCACGACCGGGAGCGGAAGCTCCACGTCGGCCGCGAATAATGGCAAGCCCACGCTGGAGATCGGCGTGCAGGGCCCGCTGTCGGGCCAGAACCAGGCCCTGGGCCTGAACATCGACTGGGGCGTCAAGCTCGCCGTGCAGCAGGAGAACGCCAAGGGCGACCTGCCGTTCAACCTGACCGTCAAGGACTCCGACGACCAGGGCGACCAGTCCAAGGGCGCGACCGCCGCGCAGCTGCTGATCCAGGACCCGAAGGTGGTCGGCGTCGTCGGCCCGGCCTTCTCCGGTCCCACCGCGGCCGCCGGCGCGCTGTACTCCAGCGCCAACCTCGTGGCCGTCAGCCCCTCGGCGACCCGTCCGTCCCTGACCACCTCCGGCTACAAGACCTTCTACCGCGTCGTGGCCAACGACAGCGTGCAGGGCCCGGCAGCCGCCGACTACATGGTCAAGGTGCTCAAGGCCTCCAACGTCTACGTGGTCGACGACAAGACCCAGTACGGCCAGGGCCTGTCCACCGCCATCGTCGCCGAGCTGCACAAGGACGGCGCGACGGTCGAGACCGACAGCGCGCCGCAGGGCACGCAGGACTACTCGCAGCTGGCTTCCAAGGTCGCCTCCTCGGGCTCCAAGGCCATGTACTACGCGGGCTACTACGCTGACGGCGGCGTGTTCGCCAAGGCGCTGAAGGCCGCCGGCTACACCGGCACCATGCTCTCCGGCGACGGGTCGAAGGACCCGAACTTCATCACCACCGCCGGGCAGGACGCGGCCGAGGGCTGGCAGTTCACCTGCCCCTGCCTGGACGCCGGCAGCAACCCGAAGTACGCCGCGTTCGTGACCGCGTACAAGGCGCTGTCCAACGCCGCCCCCGGTACGTACTCGATCGAGGGCTACGACGCGGCGAACGTCATCATCAGTGTTCTGAAGAGCCTGAACACCGCCAGCCCGACCCGGGCCGCGGTGGCCGCGGGCGTGGCCACGGTGGACTACCAGGGTCTGTCCAAGGAGATCAAGTTCACCCCCACCGGTGACATCTCCGGAACCTCGATCTACGCCTACAAGATCGAGAACGGCGTGATCACGCTGATCGGCGACATCTCCAAGATGCCGGGTATCGGCAGCTGA
- a CDS encoding branched-chain amino acid ABC transporter permease translates to MYITQHFWELLFQGIRLGSLYALIAIGYTMVYGVLQLINFAHSEVFMSGALGGVFMLTALVGTGGKIPSGFEAFEYTALALVAGAAVGAAIAFSLERVAYRPLRKRHSPKLVYLITAIGASIFLYNLAGKLFGRNNLQVPESFHSGKVFVLPGAGAVGPRTVKTLDVLIIATALVMMILLDLLISRTKLGAGIRAVAQDAETAQLMGVDVSKVISRTFIIGGLLAGVGGVLYAMFHAVTYTMGFVPGIKAFTAAVLGGIGNVRGAMLGGLLLGIVESFSQGIFSLEWVDVVSFVVLVGVLLIRPTGILGERTGRAA, encoded by the coding sequence ATGTACATCACCCAACACTTTTGGGAGCTACTGTTCCAAGGGATCAGGCTCGGCTCCCTCTACGCCCTGATCGCCATCGGCTACACCATGGTCTACGGCGTGCTCCAGCTGATCAACTTCGCTCACAGCGAGGTGTTCATGTCCGGCGCCCTGGGCGGCGTGTTCATGCTCACCGCGCTGGTCGGCACCGGCGGCAAGATCCCCAGCGGGTTCGAGGCCTTCGAGTACACCGCCCTGGCCCTGGTGGCCGGCGCCGCGGTGGGCGCGGCCATCGCGTTCTCGCTGGAGCGTGTGGCCTATAGGCCACTGAGAAAACGCCACTCGCCCAAGCTGGTGTACCTGATCACCGCGATCGGCGCCTCGATCTTCCTGTACAACCTGGCCGGCAAGCTGTTCGGCCGCAACAACCTGCAGGTCCCGGAGTCCTTCCACTCCGGAAAGGTTTTCGTCCTGCCCGGCGCCGGGGCCGTGGGCCCGCGCACGGTCAAGACCCTGGACGTGCTGATCATCGCCACCGCGCTGGTCATGATGATCCTGCTGGACCTGCTGATCTCCCGGACCAAGCTGGGCGCCGGCATCCGCGCCGTGGCTCAGGACGCCGAGACCGCGCAGCTCATGGGTGTGGACGTGTCCAAGGTGATCTCCCGGACCTTCATCATCGGCGGTCTGCTGGCCGGCGTCGGCGGCGTGCTGTACGCGATGTTCCACGCGGTGACCTACACGATGGGCTTCGTCCCGGGCATCAAGGCGTTCACCGCCGCGGTCCTCGGCGGCATCGGCAACGTCCGCGGCGCCATGCTCGGCGGCCTGCTGCTGGGCATCGTGGAGAGCTTCAGCCAGGGCATCTTCTCTCTGGAGTGGGTCGACGTGGTCTCCTTCGTGGTCCTGGTCGGGGTCCTGCTGATCCGCCCGACCGGCATCCTGGGCGAGCGGACGGGGAGGGCGGCGTGA